The nucleotide sequence GCCGCCCTCGGCATCCAGGGCCTGGCCCCGTACAAGTTCGAAACCTCCGCCACCGCCTACGCCGGCGACGGCGGCCAGCTGGCGGCCACGCTCGAGGTCGAGTACGAACTGCTGCTCACCAACCGCCTGATCCTGCAGCCACTGGTGGAAGCCACGCTCGCAGCGAAGGACGAACCGGAGCATGGCATGGGCTCGGGCCTGAACAAGGTGGAGGCCGGCCTGCGCCTGCGCTACGAGTTCAGCCGCCGCTTCGCGCCATACATCGGCATCAGCCACGAACGCTTGTTCGGCGACACAGCGGACTACCACCAGGCCGCAGGCGAACACACCCGCGACACCCGCTGGGTAGCCGGCGTCCGCCTCTGGTTCTGAGGGCCCCGGCCGTACGCTTCGGGTTCCGACGCCCCCGTGTAGGGACACGCCATGCGTGTCCTCGCGGTGCCGGATCAACCTAAACTCCCGCACCGCGCCTCGAAATCTCCCATGACCACCACCATCCGCCGCGCAACCCCAGCAGACGCCGATCTGTTGTCCGAACTCGCCATCACCACCTACACCGAAACCTTCGGCGACTCGTACCCGCCGGAGGACCTCGCCGCGTTCCTGCACGCGCACTACTCCCCCGAACCGCAACGCCGGGAACTCGAAGACCCACGCAGCGCCGCTTGGTTGCTGTTCGACGACGACCACCCCATCGGCTACCTCGCCGCAGGCCCGAACAGCCTCCCCCACGCAGACGCGCAGGAAGGCGACATCGAACTGAAGCGGCTCTACGTCCTGGCCAGCCACCAAAGCGGCGGCCACGGCGCCCGCCTGATGGACGCTTTCCTGGCATGGCTGGACCAGCCGCAGCGGCGCACCCTGTGGGTCGGCGTCTGGTCGGAGAATTACGGCGCGCAGCGCTTCTACGCACGCTATGGATGCCAGCAGGTAGGCACCTATGAATTCCCGGTGGGCGACAGCCGCGACCTGGAATTCATCCTGCGCCGGCCCTGATCAGGACCGGCGCGGACACCGCCGCAGCGGTCAGAAATCAAACAGGTCCGACAGGAAACTCTCTTTCTTCTTCTTGCGATACCCATGGCCATCGCCATGGTGCTGCTGGCCCAGGTGGCGGGTATCCCGGTGCTGCACGTATTCCTGCTGCTGCGGCGGCGCGGCCGCGCGGGCGGGCGCAGGTGCGGCGGCACCCACCGAGCGCTCGATGATCTTGTCCAGCTCACCTCGGTCCAGCCACACGCCACGGCATTGCGGGCAGTAATCGATTTCGATGCCCTGGCGCTCGGACATCACCAGCGCTTGGGTCGTGCAGACGGGGCATTGCATCGGTTTTGGCTCCATTCGGGGTCAGAAAGCGACTGTACCGTGGCCTACCTGACCGGTTGGCAACAGCGCAACGCGCCCGCAACACGCTTTGCACGGCCCGCTCACCTTCGCCTCCCCATACTTCCGCGCCACTCCACCCGTCCTGCCAGGGAAATCCGCGTCATGCTGTTGTCCAAGCGCCATGTAGAACCGCGCGTGCTGTTGATCGAAGACACCGAAGACACCCGCGAACTGAGCCGCATGGCGCTGGAAAGCCAAGCCTGCGAAGTGGCCGCGGTCAGCACCGCCGAAGCCGCGCTGGGCCTGCTGCAGGCCGGCGAGCGCTTCGACCTGGTATTCACCGACGTCTGCCTGGGCGGACTGAGCGGCATCGAGGCCGCGCACCGCATCCGCCAGCAGTTCCCCAGCCTGCCGGTGCTGGTGACCTCCGGCCTGCAGCCGGACCGGGTCACCCCGCACCTGGCCCCGGGCATCCACTTCCTGCCCAAGCCCTACTCGATGAGCGAACTGCTGGACGCCATCCGCGCCTGTTTCGGCGACCACGAGGTCGACCGCGCCGCCTGAGTCAGCGTTAGTCGCGAGGCTTATAGCTTTTGTTGCCCGCCGGGGTCAGACAGTAGCGACCTCCGCGTGGGCCTGTGCAAAGCCGACCGCTACTGCACGGGCAGCTCCCTGCTGTGGCAGGTGCCGCTCTGGCAGGCGCCAGTTGCGCCCCGATGCCACCCGCCGTGCAGATCTTCTTCGATGCGCTGATCGATCCATCATTGCAGACGAAAGAACCGCCTGCGCAGTGGGAGATACCGCCCTTGGCGCCTGAACAGGGTTTGTTGCCCGCAAAGGCTGGACTGGCAGCCAGCCCCAGGAACAGCAACAGCAGACACAATTGCCACGTGCGCATGGGGCCCCTACCTCCAGCACGCCCGATCGGCGCAGAAAAATCCTACCCTTTCATGCGGATTTCATCCAAGTCTGCGCATCGTTTCCGAACGGGGATGACGCTAGTGCCCCGCCGCCTCTGACCGGACTCCCGAACATGCAGACCCGATTGCTGCTGGGCACTCCCTTGTTGTTGCTGGCCACCCTTGCCGACGCGCGTGCCGACGACTTCGTCACCTGCGAAAGCCGCGACAACCGCTACCAGTCCTGTTCATTGCCGTATGCCGGCTATGTGACGCTTGATCGGAAGCTCTCCGGCGCCGACTGCCGCCAGGGCCGCAGCTGGGATTACGACCGGCGCAACGTCTGGGTGGATGACGGTTGCCGCGCCTCGTTCCGGGTCAGCAACAACGACCGGCACAACGACCACGACGACGGCAACCACGATGCCAAGGTGGCCGCTGGCGTGCTGATCGGCGCTGCCATCCTTGGCGCACTGGTGCACAACGCCAACAAGGACGACCAGCGCTACGACGACGACAACTACCAGGGTGCTCGCCACAACTCGTACGTACCGCAATGGATGGTGGGCGAGTTCGAAGGCTACAACCCGATGTACAACGCCGACATCCGCATGCGGATCGAATCCGATGGCCGCATGAGCGCGCAGGCCCGGGGCCAGAACCTGTCCGGCTGGGTCAACGGCGGCCAGCTCAACGTAGGCAACAGCGTGTTCGACATCAGCCAGAGCCGCGATGGCTTCGTCACGACCGAAGTGGGCGATCGCCAGAACGAAGTGCGTTACCACCGCGTACGCTGAGTGACGCGCTCCTGCCGTAGAGCCGGGCTCTGCCCGGCTCCACGGTGAGGGTTCAGCCCCCGACCTTGCAGCTCAACCGCGTACCGTAGAAGTCCAGCGTCGCCTCGCCCTGGTGTTCCCAGAACTCCACGCCCTCGCGCGTATAGCGAGCGCCACTTGCCGACGGCGCAGCAAACGTAATCGCCTGGTCGCGCGCCAACCGGACCACCGCAACCTGCGGGTCCAGTTCGTTGTGGAACACCACCGACAGCGGCTTGCTCGCGTCGTCACAGATGTATTGCACCGCCTTCGCGGCCGGCGCCGATGCCGAGGACAGGCGCAGCTCCACGATGCGGGTCTGGTAGGATTCGACCAGGCAACGGTTGGCATCGACCGCCTGCCAGCACGCATCACGCCCCTTGATCCAGCCGCGCTGCTCAGCAGCAATGTCCAGCTCGCCCGGACCGGTCTGCGCGGCTTTGTAAAGCGCGGCCAGTTCGCGATCCAGCGCCGACAGACGGGCGTCACCGCAGACCGCTTTCTCGGCATCGGACGCGGCCTTGGCGCAATCGAACGACGGGCCCTGCCCAGCGGCCGCAGCGCTAGGCGTTTCAGTAGTCGCCACCGGCTTCGGCGACTCATTGGTCGGCGCAGCGGGCGCCGGCGCCACCGGGTCGGTCGGCGCGGGCTTACAGGCCGCCAGCGCAAGCGCACCCAGGCCGATCAGGACGAAACGATTCATGGCAGCTCCACTGCGCGATCAGGACAGGCCCCAAGTGTGCACCCGTTGACCGGTACGCGGCGTATACGGCGCAAACGCAATTGCCAAACTCAACGAAGGATGTTTATGGGATGAACTGACTAGAAAATGATGAGCGGCAAGCGCTTTCGTGCCTCGTCAGCGATCGCCTCAGCCAGCGCTACGAACTGTGCATCGTCACCAGCCTCTGCATGACTTGCCTCCAAGAACCACCGGATATCGTCCTCGGTCTGTAAATGGGCCTTGGCATCCCACACGTGTAGAGCAACTTTGCCCGTTTCCTTCCGGCTCATCGTTCTAGGCTCTCTAACACGACGCCATCACTCCGCTTACTTTCCCGTTTGCCGTATTACAGCCGGAAGCGGAGCCCCACATCTACGTGCAATTCCGACATACGACCACGGCAGCGGGAGTGCGAACGCCAAGCGGTCCAACCCGTTGGCCTGCGCAGCGCACAAAAAAGGCGCCCATCGGGCGCCTAAGTCGTTGATGCAATTGGTGGGCCGTGATGGATTCGAACCATCGACCAAAAGATTAAAAGTCTTCTGCTCTACCGACTGAGCTAACGGCCCATTGCATGCCCCGACTTCGCGCCGGGGGTGCGCATTCTAACCCATCTTGCGCCGCAGGCGTACCCCGGCGCGTCGCGATCAGGCGTAGCGGGTCGGGTCCGGCACGCCGGCGTCGGCGAAGCCCTGGGCGCGCAGGCGGCAGGCGTCGCAGTGGCCGCAGGCCGCGCCGGTGGCGTCGGCGTTGTAGCAGGAGACGGTGAGGCCGAAGTCCACGCCCAGGCGCACGCCTTCACGCACGATGTCGGCCTTGCTCAGGAACTGCAGCGGGGCGTGCACCTGGATGCCCGCCCCTTCCACGCCGGCCTTGGTGGCCAGGTTGGCCAGGGTCTGGAAGGCGCTGATGAACTCGGGGCGGCAGTCCGGGTAACCGGAGTAGTCCACGGCGTTGACGCCGCAGAAGATGTCGTTGGCGCCCAGCACTTCGGCCCAGCCCAGCGCGACCGAAAGCATGATGGTGTTGCGTGCCGGCACGTAGGTGACCGGGATGCCCTCGCCGCCCGCTTCGGGCACGTCGATGTCGTCGGTCAGGGCTGAACCGCCGATGCTGCGCAGGTCGACGTTGACGGTCTTGTGCGCGGCCACGCCCAGCGCCTTGGCCACCGCGGCGGCGGCGTCCAGTTCGGAGGTGTGGCGCTGGCCGTAGCGGACGCTCAGGGCGTGCACGGCGAAGCCCTGCTCACGCGCCATGGCGACGACGGCGGCGGAATCCATGCCGCCGGACAGGAGGACAACTGCGTTCTTCATGAGGGTGTTTCCGGTGGGTTGCGGGAAAGCCAGCACGCTGTCCCGCGCCGGTACATCAGGGGCGTTCGAACGGGCTCAGCGGCCCGGCTCGTCGTCCCACAGAAGCTTGTGCAGTTGCATCTGGAAGCGCACCGGCAGCCGGTCTTCGACGATCCAGTCGGCCAGCTCGCGCGGCGTTACCTGGCCCTTGCTGGGCGAGAACAGCACCATGCAGCGCTCGTTCAAACGGTGCTCGCGCAGCATGGCGCGCGCCCATTCGTAGTCGTCGCGGCTGCACAGGACGAACTTGATCTGGTCGCGACGGGTCAGCAGCGGCAGGTTTTCCAGGCGGTTGCGCGCCATTTCGCCCGAACCGGGCGTCTTGAGGTCGACCACGCGCGAGACGCGCGGGTCCACGCCGCTCACATCCAGCGCGCCGGAGGTCTCCAGCGAGACGTCCATGCCGGCCTCACACAGCTTCTCCAGCAGCACCAGGCAGCGCTTCTGCGCCAGCGGCTCGCCACCCGTCACGCAGACGTGCTGCACGCCCTGGGCCAGCACCTCGGCCACGATCGCGTCGATGTCCCACCAGGTGCCGCCGTGGAAGGCGTAGGCGGTGTCGCAGTAGGTGCAGCGCAGCGGGCAGCCGGTCAGGCGCACGAACACGGTCGGCCAGCCGGCGGCGTCGGCTTCGCCCTGCAGCGAGGTGAAGATCTCGGTGATCTTCAGGCGCGGCAGCGGGGATTGCACGATCTCGCTGGGGGTGGCGATGGCGTCGGACGTGGCGGTGGTCATGGTGGAAATCAAAAAGTGCGGTTTCGGAAACGAGAGCAGCCACGCAGGGCGTGGCTCTACCGGGTGTGGCCGATTGCGTCGGGCCAACGGGGAATTATACCGGCCTGGGCCGGGGGGCGCCTCAGCGGATCTGCTGGCCGAGGCGGATGGCCTGCAGACGGTCCTGCGCGGTGCGCGCGGCGTCCGAGCCGGGATAGGTGTTGACGACCTGCTCCAGGGTGGCCTGGGCCTCGTCGATCTTGCCTTCGCCATACTGCGAAAGACCGACCTTCAGCAGGCCGCCAGAGGCCTTGTCGTGGGTCGGGTAGCGCGCCAGGAGGTCGCGGAACTGCGCCTCGGCGAGCGGGAAATTGCGGGTGGCGTAGTAGCTTTCACCCAGCCAGTACAGCGCATTGGGGGTGTAGACGCCGTTCGGGTACAGCTCCAGGAAGCTCAGGAACAGCTGCGCGGAGTCGTCGTACTTGCCGGCCTTGAGCGAATCGAAGGCGACATTGTAGGCAGTGCGCTCGTCGCCGCTGGCGGCCAGGCTGCCCGGGTCGCCGTGTACGGAAGGCGGCCGCTCGGTGGCGGCCGCTGCCGGTACGGCGGGCTTGGGTGCGGCAGCGGGTGCATTCGGGGCCGGTGCGGCCGGCAGAATCGGGGCGCTGCCCCCTTCAATACGGTTCAGACGCCCGTCCAGGTCCAGGTACTGGTCCTGCGAGGTCTGCTTCAACTGGGCGTTTTCGTGCTGGAGCTGCTCAACGGTGCTCTGCAGCTGCTGCATCTGCTGACGCAGCTGGGTGACCTGGTTCAACAGATCCTGGTTGGAACTGTTGTTGTAGGCCTGCTGTTCGAGCGCGCCAACGCGGTCGGCCAGGCTCTGCCGCTGGGCCTGCGCCGGTGCGGCAGCCACGAGGGCTGCCGCAACGACCAGCATCAAGGTTTTGATGCCAATGCGCATGGATTACTGCGCGGTGTAGACGATTTCGACGCGACGGTTCTGCGACCAGCAACCTTCGTTCGACTCGGTGCAGACCGGACGCTCTTCACCGTAGGAAACGACGGTGATCTGGCTGGCCGAACCACCGTTGGCCTGCAGGG is from Stenotrophomonas bentonitica and encodes:
- a CDS encoding GNAT family N-acetyltransferase, producing MTTTIRRATPADADLLSELAITTYTETFGDSYPPEDLAAFLHAHYSPEPQRRELEDPRSAAWLLFDDDHPIGYLAAGPNSLPHADAQEGDIELKRLYVLASHQSGGHGARLMDAFLAWLDQPQRRTLWVGVWSENYGAQRFYARYGCQQVGTYEFPVGDSRDLEFILRRP
- a CDS encoding DUF3011 domain-containing protein is translated as MQTRLLLGTPLLLLATLADARADDFVTCESRDNRYQSCSLPYAGYVTLDRKLSGADCRQGRSWDYDRRNVWVDDGCRASFRVSNNDRHNDHDDGNHDAKVAAGVLIGAAILGALVHNANKDDQRYDDDNYQGARHNSYVPQWMVGEFEGYNPMYNADIRMRIESDGRMSAQARGQNLSGWVNGGQLNVGNSVFDISQSRDGFVTTEVGDRQNEVRYHRVR
- a CDS encoding response regulator; this translates as MLLSKRHVEPRVLLIEDTEDTRELSRMALESQACEVAAVSTAEAALGLLQAGERFDLVFTDVCLGGLSGIEAAHRIRQQFPSLPVLVTSGLQPDRVTPHLAPGIHFLPKPYSMSELLDAIRACFGDHEVDRAA
- a CDS encoding zf-TFIIB domain-containing protein — translated: MQCPVCTTQALVMSERQGIEIDYCPQCRGVWLDRGELDKIIERSVGAAAPAPARAAAPPQQQEYVQHRDTRHLGQQHHGDGHGYRKKKKESFLSDLFDF
- the queC gene encoding 7-cyano-7-deazaguanine synthase QueC, coding for MKNAVVLLSGGMDSAAVVAMAREQGFAVHALSVRYGQRHTSELDAAAAVAKALGVAAHKTVNVDLRSIGGSALTDDIDVPEAGGEGIPVTYVPARNTIMLSVALGWAEVLGANDIFCGVNAVDYSGYPDCRPEFISAFQTLANLATKAGVEGAGIQVHAPLQFLSKADIVREGVRLGVDFGLTVSCYNADATGAACGHCDACRLRAQGFADAGVPDPTRYA
- the queE gene encoding 7-carboxy-7-deazaguanine synthase QueE, with product MTTATSDAIATPSEIVQSPLPRLKITEIFTSLQGEADAAGWPTVFVRLTGCPLRCTYCDTAYAFHGGTWWDIDAIVAEVLAQGVQHVCVTGGEPLAQKRCLVLLEKLCEAGMDVSLETSGALDVSGVDPRVSRVVDLKTPGSGEMARNRLENLPLLTRRDQIKFVLCSRDDYEWARAMLREHRLNERCMVLFSPSKGQVTPRELADWIVEDRLPVRFQMQLHKLLWDDEPGR
- the ybgF gene encoding tol-pal system protein YbgF gives rise to the protein MGIKTLMLVVAAALVAAAPAQAQRQSLADRVGALEQQAYNNSSNQDLLNQVTQLRQQMQQLQSTVEQLQHENAQLKQTSQDQYLDLDGRLNRIEGGSAPILPAAPAPNAPAAAPKPAVPAAAATERPPSVHGDPGSLAASGDERTAYNVAFDSLKAGKYDDSAQLFLSFLELYPNGVYTPNALYWLGESYYATRNFPLAEAQFRDLLARYPTHDKASGGLLKVGLSQYGEGKIDEAQATLEQVVNTYPGSDAARTAQDRLQAIRLGQQIR
- a CDS encoding MliC family protein translates to MNRFVLIGLGALALAACKPAPTDPVAPAPAAPTNESPKPVATTETPSAAAAGQGPSFDCAKAASDAEKAVCGDARLSALDRELAALYKAAQTGPGELDIAAEQRGWIKGRDACWQAVDANRCLVESYQTRIVELRLSSASAPAAKAVQYICDDASKPLSVVFHNELDPQVAVVRLARDQAITFAAPSASGARYTREGVEFWEHQGEATLDFYGTRLSCKVGG